A single Perca flavescens isolate YP-PL-M2 chromosome 2, PFLA_1.0, whole genome shotgun sequence DNA region contains:
- the LOC114561978 gene encoding lysophosphatidic acid receptor 2 isoform X1 yields MDTNTDDIEGCYYNRTVDFFYEKSGKNISDHWRSHDYVIVSLGMTVCFIVIFSNLLVMGAIFKNRRFHYPIYYLLGNLALADLFAGVSYLHLMFHTGPWTIKLSQHQWFVRQGLIDTSLIASVLNLMAVAVERHQTIFNIQLHSKMSTRCVFIIIMCIWLVAIVMGLVPTMGWHCLCDLENCSTMAPLFSRSYLVFWGVLNLLTFFIMVAVYTRIFVYVRHTSKQMSQHTTQMRHKETVFNLMKTVSMILGCFVLCWTPGLVILLLDGLGCEVCEVLRFEKYFLVLAESNSFFNPIIYSFRDTDMRRTFKEILCGKVPWTGSRRA; encoded by the exons ATGGATACAAACACAGATGACATCGAGGGATGCTACTACAACCGGACCGTTGATTTTTTCTATGAGAAGAGTGGCAAGAACATCAGCGACCACTGGCGCAGCCATGACTATGTGATTGTCAGTCTGGGCATGACGGTCTGCTTCATTGTCATCTTTTCCAACCTTTTGGTCATGGGCgccatttttaaaaacagacgCTTTCACTATCCCATCTATTACCTGCTGGGTAACTTGGCTCTGGCTGACCTCTTCGCAG GTGTCTCCTACCTCCACTTGATGTTTCATACCGGTCCGTGGACCATTAAGCTGTCTCAGCATCAGTGGTTTGTGCGACAGGGGCTGATCGACACCAGCCTGATAGCTTCCGTCCTCAACCTGATGGCCGTGGCCGTGGAGCGTCACCAAACCATCTTCAATATACAGCTGCACAGTAAGATGAGCACCCGGTGTGTTTTCATCATCATAATGTGCATCTGGCTGGTGGCCATCGTCATGGGCCTGGTTCCTACCATGGGCTGGCACTGCCTGTGCGACCTGGAGAACTGCTCCACCATGGCGCCGTTGTTCAGCCGCAGCTACCTGGTGTTCTGGGGGGTTCTTAACCTGCTTACCTTCTTCATCATGGTGGCTGTCTACACACGGATCTTTGTCTACGTGAGACACACAAGCAAGCAGATGTCACAGCACACCACCCAGatgagacacaaagagacagtgTTCAACCTGATGAAGACCGTCTCCATGATCCTGG gCTGTTTTGTGTTATGCTGGACGCCCGGTCTGGTCATCCTGCTGCTCGACGGTCTGGGCTGTGAAGTGTGTGAGGTGCTGCGCTTCGAGAAGTACTTCTTGGTCCTGGCTGAGAGCAACTCCTTCTTCAACCCCATCATCTACTCCTTCAGGGACACTGACATGAGAAGGACCTTCAAGGAGATCCTGTGCGGCAAG gtcccgtggaccggaagtagaagggcgtga
- the LOC114561978 gene encoding lysophosphatidic acid receptor 2 isoform X2: protein MDTNTDDIEGCYYNRTVDFFYEKSGKNISDHWRSHDYVIVSLGMTVCFIVIFSNLLVMGAIFKNRRFHYPIYYLLGNLALADLFAGVSYLHLMFHTGPWTIKLSQHQWFVRQGLIDTSLIASVLNLMAVAVERHQTIFNIQLHSKMSTRCVFIIIMCIWLVAIVMGLVPTMGWHCLCDLENCSTMAPLFSRSYLVFWGVLNLLTFFIMVAVYTRIFVYVRHTSKQMSQHTTQMRHKETVFNLMKTVSMILGCFVLCWTPGLVILLLDGLGCEVCEVLRFEKYFLVLAESNSFFNPIIYSFRDTDMRRTFKEILCGKIGPVDRK, encoded by the exons ATGGATACAAACACAGATGACATCGAGGGATGCTACTACAACCGGACCGTTGATTTTTTCTATGAGAAGAGTGGCAAGAACATCAGCGACCACTGGCGCAGCCATGACTATGTGATTGTCAGTCTGGGCATGACGGTCTGCTTCATTGTCATCTTTTCCAACCTTTTGGTCATGGGCgccatttttaaaaacagacgCTTTCACTATCCCATCTATTACCTGCTGGGTAACTTGGCTCTGGCTGACCTCTTCGCAG GTGTCTCCTACCTCCACTTGATGTTTCATACCGGTCCGTGGACCATTAAGCTGTCTCAGCATCAGTGGTTTGTGCGACAGGGGCTGATCGACACCAGCCTGATAGCTTCCGTCCTCAACCTGATGGCCGTGGCCGTGGAGCGTCACCAAACCATCTTCAATATACAGCTGCACAGTAAGATGAGCACCCGGTGTGTTTTCATCATCATAATGTGCATCTGGCTGGTGGCCATCGTCATGGGCCTGGTTCCTACCATGGGCTGGCACTGCCTGTGCGACCTGGAGAACTGCTCCACCATGGCGCCGTTGTTCAGCCGCAGCTACCTGGTGTTCTGGGGGGTTCTTAACCTGCTTACCTTCTTCATCATGGTGGCTGTCTACACACGGATCTTTGTCTACGTGAGACACACAAGCAAGCAGATGTCACAGCACACCACCCAGatgagacacaaagagacagtgTTCAACCTGATGAAGACCGTCTCCATGATCCTGG gCTGTTTTGTGTTATGCTGGACGCCCGGTCTGGTCATCCTGCTGCTCGACGGTCTGGGCTGTGAAGTGTGTGAGGTGCTGCGCTTCGAGAAGTACTTCTTGGTCCTGGCTGAGAGCAACTCCTTCTTCAACCCCATCATCTACTCCTTCAGGGACACTGACATGAGAAGGACCTTCAAGGAGATCCTGTGCGGCAAG ataggtcccgtggaccggaagtag